In Nocardioides faecalis, the following proteins share a genomic window:
- a CDS encoding WhiB family transcriptional regulator — protein sequence MRELFLVEAESEELGWQERALCAQTDPEAFFPEKGGSTREAKKVCQTCEVRVECLEAALGNDERFGIWGGLSERERRKLKKRAV from the coding sequence ATGAGGGAACTGTTTCTGGTCGAAGCGGAGTCGGAAGAGCTCGGGTGGCAGGAGCGCGCGCTGTGCGCGCAGACCGACCCTGAGGCGTTCTTCCCGGAGAAGGGTGGCTCCACCCGGGAGGCGAAGAAGGTCTGCCAGACCTGCGAGGTGCGGGTCGAGTGCCTCGAGGCGGCGTTGGGCAACGACGAGCGGTTCGGCATCTGGGGCGGACTGTCGGAGCGGGAGCGCCGCAAGCTGAAGAAGCGCGCCGTCTGA
- a CDS encoding coenzyme F420-0:L-glutamate ligase yields the protein MSRSEELRVLAPGGLGEVRAGDDLAALLLAVLHPDHHPDDGDVADAAAGLRDGDIVVVTSKVVSKAEGRVVAGERERWIDAETQRVVATRGATRIVRNRLGLTMAAAGVDASNVAAGSLVLLPEDPDASARALRTAIAERTGLNVGVIVTDTAGRAWREGQTDIAIGAAGILVLESFAGVLDAHGNELAVTAPAVADQIASAVELAQGKLGGRPCGVLRGRADLVLPPGEHGTGAAALVRAEGGDLFGYGAREAIVRAVAGAAADQAPFGAPVTAEELLDALRRAGLEGHVVGPDEVRSPAARADLAAVVAFAHGWSPVEAPLGAPAGTPLGTPLGTPARDVAGADLRLRPGSP from the coding sequence GTGAGCCGCTCCGAGGAGCTGCGGGTGCTGGCACCCGGCGGCCTCGGCGAGGTCCGCGCCGGCGACGACCTGGCCGCGCTGCTGCTGGCGGTGCTCCATCCCGACCACCACCCCGACGACGGGGATGTCGCCGACGCGGCGGCGGGCCTGCGCGACGGCGACATCGTGGTCGTCACCTCCAAGGTGGTCAGCAAGGCCGAGGGCCGCGTGGTCGCTGGTGAGCGGGAGCGGTGGATCGACGCCGAGACCCAGCGCGTCGTCGCCACCCGCGGCGCTACCCGGATCGTGCGCAACCGGCTCGGCCTGACCATGGCCGCCGCGGGCGTGGACGCCTCCAACGTGGCCGCGGGCTCCCTGGTGCTGCTGCCCGAGGACCCCGACGCCTCCGCCCGCGCCCTGCGCACCGCGATCGCCGAGCGCACCGGTCTCAACGTCGGGGTGATCGTCACCGACACCGCCGGCCGGGCCTGGCGCGAGGGCCAGACCGACATCGCGATCGGCGCCGCCGGGATCCTCGTCCTGGAGTCCTTCGCCGGCGTCCTCGACGCGCACGGCAACGAGCTCGCCGTGACCGCCCCGGCGGTCGCCGACCAGATCGCCTCCGCGGTCGAGCTGGCCCAGGGCAAGCTCGGTGGCCGGCCCTGCGGCGTCCTGCGCGGGCGCGCCGACCTCGTGCTGCCGCCCGGCGAGCACGGCACCGGCGCGGCCGCGCTGGTGCGTGCCGAGGGTGGCGACCTGTTCGGGTACGGCGCCCGCGAGGCGATCGTGCGCGCCGTGGCCGGCGCTGCCGCCGACCAGGCCCCCTTCGGCGCGCCGGTCACCGCCGAGGAGCTCCTCGACGCACTGCGCCGCGCCGGGCTCGAGGGCCACGTCGTCGGCCCCGACGAGGTCCGCTCCCCCGCGGCCCGCGCAGACCTCGCCGCGGTGGTGGCGTTCGCGCACGGCTGGTCGCCGGTCGAGGCACCCCTGGGGGCACCGGCGGGGACACCGCTGGGGACACCGCTGGGGACACCGGCGCGCGACGTTGCTGGCGCCGATCTCCGGCTACGGCCCGGCAGTCCGTAG
- a CDS encoding metallopeptidase family protein has protein sequence MHREQSGPPTPEGRQRRRRDRRGRGARGPAVLPLGAPVPGDGWASQPRPPRPRTRREVFDRIMLDLVSDLDERWADRLGLLEYAVEDTPQLPEDWDSNRVPLSSLVRGTGTTPSRLVVFRRPLEHRASDRADLEAMLLTVVVEQVAELLGIPPSEVDPRYLDD, from the coding sequence GTGCACCGAGAACAGTCCGGACCGCCGACGCCTGAGGGCCGCCAGCGCCGCCGCCGCGACCGGCGTGGACGCGGCGCGCGGGGGCCGGCCGTGCTGCCGCTCGGCGCTCCGGTGCCCGGTGATGGCTGGGCCTCGCAGCCTCGCCCGCCGCGGCCCCGGACCCGGCGCGAGGTGTTCGACCGGATCATGCTGGACCTGGTCAGCGACCTCGACGAGCGTTGGGCGGACCGCCTCGGCCTGCTGGAGTACGCCGTCGAGGACACCCCGCAGCTGCCGGAGGACTGGGACTCGAACCGGGTGCCGTTGTCCTCGCTGGTGCGCGGCACGGGCACCACGCCGTCGCGGCTGGTGGTGTTCCGGCGACCGTTGGAGCACCGCGCCTCCGACCGTGCCGACCTCGAGGCGATGCTGCTGACCGTCGTGGTGGAGCAGGTGGCAGAGCTGCTCGGCATCCCGCCGTCCGAGGTCGACCCCCGCTACCTCGACGACTGA
- a CDS encoding DUF5719 family protein, with translation MTETPTPPGRRSRRATDPQADSAATGRRAALRRGRRVDLLVALGVVLPAVTAIALVVIGEEERTAPAGSPPTDAALTSLSLVCPSPVATRGAGVRAARAPEVPGGTVQVRLADPAGPAQARARLESAGDLDVPARGSVAVPDASGAVALSADGEAAPGLVAGRTERAAAVPECRAPSYDEWFVGLGASARYASTLELVNPDPGDAVVDVVLHGPDGILEEPGLRGVQVPGHSVRRLDLSRIAPRTALTAAHVTSVRGRVVTSAPTTRDPLGGGVVSTDFLPAVAAPSTDSLILGLPQRPGSAMLVVANPGADEARVTPRLVTAEATFAPVGAPEITVPPRSAVQVRLDELLRDDAAEGAVGLRLTSTTATVASLRLTVGSDLALLAPVPQLREPTTTVVPRGAKTLQLAGATRAGVVRVRSYGADGAELADKSVDVRTDTAATLRLPSAAVSVQVEPRETPISGVVSLPGQAPTSLATVRLRPAELRARIPVVAPDQLQP, from the coding sequence ATGACTGAGACGCCGACCCCGCCGGGGCGCCGCTCACGACGCGCCACCGACCCCCAGGCCGACTCCGCCGCCACCGGCCGCCGCGCCGCGCTGCGCCGAGGGCGCCGCGTCGATCTGCTCGTCGCGCTCGGCGTCGTGCTGCCCGCGGTGACCGCGATCGCCCTGGTCGTGATCGGGGAGGAGGAGCGCACCGCGCCCGCGGGCAGCCCGCCCACCGACGCCGCGCTCACCTCCCTCTCCCTCGTCTGCCCGAGCCCCGTGGCCACCCGCGGGGCCGGGGTGCGTGCGGCCCGGGCGCCGGAGGTTCCCGGCGGCACCGTGCAGGTGCGTCTCGCCGACCCCGCCGGGCCGGCGCAGGCCCGGGCCCGGCTGGAGTCCGCCGGCGACCTCGACGTGCCGGCGCGCGGCAGCGTCGCCGTGCCGGATGCCTCCGGGGCGGTGGCGCTGTCGGCCGACGGCGAGGCCGCGCCGGGGCTGGTGGCGGGGCGCACCGAGCGGGCCGCCGCGGTGCCCGAGTGCCGTGCGCCGTCGTACGACGAGTGGTTCGTCGGGCTCGGCGCGTCGGCCCGCTACGCGAGCACCCTGGAGCTGGTGAATCCCGATCCCGGCGACGCGGTCGTCGACGTGGTGCTGCACGGGCCCGACGGGATCCTCGAGGAGCCGGGGCTGCGCGGGGTGCAGGTGCCGGGCCACAGCGTGCGCCGCCTCGACCTGTCCCGCATCGCCCCGCGCACCGCGCTCACCGCGGCGCACGTGACCTCGGTCCGCGGCCGGGTCGTCACGAGCGCGCCCACCACCCGCGACCCGCTGGGCGGCGGTGTGGTGAGCACCGACTTCCTGCCCGCCGTCGCGGCGCCGAGCACCGACAGCCTGATCCTGGGCCTGCCGCAGCGGCCCGGCAGCGCGATGCTGGTCGTCGCCAACCCCGGCGCCGACGAGGCCCGCGTGACGCCGCGCCTGGTCACCGCCGAGGCGACGTTCGCCCCGGTCGGGGCCCCGGAGATCACCGTGCCGCCGCGCTCGGCGGTGCAGGTCCGCCTCGACGAGCTGCTGCGCGACGACGCTGCCGAGGGCGCGGTGGGCCTGCGGCTGACCTCCACCACGGCCACCGTCGCCTCGCTGCGGCTCACCGTCGGCAGCGACCTGGCGCTGCTGGCGCCGGTGCCGCAGCTGCGCGAGCCCACCACCACGGTCGTGCCGCGCGGCGCCAAGACGCTGCAGCTGGCCGGCGCGACCCGCGCCGGCGTGGTCCGCGTCCGCTCCTACGGCGCCGACGGTGCCGAGCTCGCGGACAAGTCCGTCGACGTCCGCACCGACACCGCCGCCACGCTGCGCCTGCCGTCGGCGGCGGTGAGCGTGCAGGTGGAGCCGCGTGAGACCCCCATCTCGGGCGTGGTGTCGCTGCCGGGCCAGGCCCCGACCTCGCTCGCCACGGTGCGGCTGCGTCCCGCCGAGCTGCGTGCGCGGATCCCCGTGGTCGCCCCGGACCAGCTGCAGCCCTAG
- a CDS encoding DUF3499 domain-containing protein → MPAQQGVRTCSRTACSARAVATLTYVYADSTAVLGPLATFAEPHAYDLCEQHSERLSAPRGWEVVRLSLGTRPSGPSGDDLLALADAVREAARPVQRVVEQPRETGREVSRKGHLRMLSTE, encoded by the coding sequence ATTCCGGCACAGCAGGGGGTTCGGACCTGCTCCCGCACTGCCTGCTCGGCACGGGCCGTGGCGACGCTCACCTACGTCTACGCCGACTCCACCGCGGTCCTGGGCCCGCTGGCCACCTTCGCGGAGCCGCACGCCTACGACCTGTGCGAGCAGCACAGCGAGCGGCTCTCGGCGCCCCGTGGGTGGGAGGTCGTGCGGCTGTCGTTGGGCACGCGGCCCTCGGGCCCCAGCGGGGACGACCTGCTCGCCCTGGCCGACGCCGTGCGCGAGGCGGCCCGACCCGTGCAGCGGGTCGTGGAGCAGCCGCGGGAGACCGGCCGCGAGGTCTCGCGCAAGGGCCACCTGAGGATGCTCTCCACCGAGTGA
- the cofD gene encoding 2-phospho-L-lactate transferase, with protein METTQPTPAATGGPLRRLTVLSGGMGGAKFIQGLLHGIATGSLPGVAPDAQVTVIANTADDWWIHGLKVCPDLDTVMYTLGDGIDPERGWGRRAETWSVKEELASYGVEPTWFGLGDRDVATHLVRTQMLDAGYPLSAVTKALCRRWLTPVHGDTVTLLPMSDDRVETHVAIPAPETPSGRRVVHFQEYWVRLRAELPAEAVVVVGLDSSTPAPGVLEAIAEADVVLVPPSNPVVSVGTILGVPGVRDAVRATTAPVVGLSPIVGTSHVRGMAEQMLTAIGVEVSAAGVGLNYGARSGGGVLDGWLVDERDRDQVDRLTAAGLRAAAVPLMMTDHDATAAMAAAALALVVDPA; from the coding sequence GTGGAGACGACACAGCCCACGCCCGCCGCCACCGGGGGCCCGCTCCGCCGACTCACCGTGCTGTCCGGCGGCATGGGCGGCGCGAAGTTCATCCAGGGACTGCTGCACGGCATCGCCACCGGCTCGCTGCCGGGCGTGGCCCCCGACGCGCAGGTCACGGTGATCGCCAACACCGCCGACGACTGGTGGATCCACGGCCTCAAGGTCTGCCCGGACCTCGACACCGTGATGTACACCCTCGGCGACGGCATCGACCCCGAGCGGGGCTGGGGCCGGCGCGCGGAGACCTGGAGCGTCAAGGAGGAGCTGGCGTCGTACGGCGTCGAGCCCACCTGGTTCGGCCTGGGCGACCGCGACGTCGCCACCCACTTGGTCCGCACCCAGATGCTGGACGCCGGCTACCCGCTCTCCGCGGTCACGAAGGCGCTGTGTCGGCGCTGGCTCACCCCGGTGCACGGCGACACCGTGACGCTGCTGCCGATGAGTGACGACCGGGTGGAGACCCACGTCGCCATCCCCGCACCCGAGACCCCGAGCGGTCGCCGCGTCGTGCACTTCCAGGAGTACTGGGTGCGCCTGCGCGCCGAGCTGCCTGCCGAGGCCGTCGTGGTCGTGGGCCTGGACAGCTCCACTCCCGCCCCCGGTGTGCTGGAGGCCATCGCCGAGGCCGACGTGGTGCTGGTGCCGCCGTCGAACCCGGTGGTCTCGGTCGGCACGATCCTCGGCGTGCCCGGCGTGCGCGACGCCGTCCGCGCGACCACCGCGCCGGTCGTCGGCCTCTCCCCCATCGTCGGCACCTCGCACGTGCGGGGCATGGCCGAGCAGATGCTGACCGCGATCGGCGTGGAGGTCAGCGCGGCCGGGGTGGGCCTCAACTACGGCGCCCGGTCCGGCGGCGGCGTCCTCGACGGCTGGCTGGTCGACGAGCGCGACCGCGACCAGGTGGACCGCCTCACCGCGGCCGGCCTGCGCGCCGCGGCCGTGCCGCTGATGATGACCGACCACGACGCCACCGCCGCGATGGCGGCCGCCGCGCTCGCGCTGGTCGTGGACCCCGCGTGA
- a CDS encoding glycosyltransferase family 2 protein, whose product MPKHDGVAVVLVSHDGSSWLPGVLDGLLEQTRPADVVVAVDTGSRDDSAALVRTALEPRVPLLARALPRDTSYPDAVADALATLESAGREPEWIWLLHDDSRPAPGALAALLDAAARHPDADILGPKLREWPSLRRLLEVGVTISGTGRRETGLERGEYDQGQHSQVREVLAVNTAGMLVRRSALVALGGLDPALPVFGNDLDLGWRAAAAGRTTLAVPAAVVFHAEAAHRGLRRTPLTGRHTHFAERRAALFTLLANGRGPTLGLKVVRLVLGTVLRMLGLLCARAVGEALDEAAALVSVLRHPGRIRAARRSRSAAIAAQRGDAGPDRARTRRLLAPWWLPYRHGLDVLGDLLAAATHQAADVAERRRAAAIERGEAPPVARHRDEEDEFADNSLAVRFFTSPVALATALTVIALLVGVRDVLGGVSGGALSPAPDSAGDWWRLHLQAWHPLGFGSQVPAPPYVLPLALGGSVLGPTLLMSALMALSAPLALWGAWRFLRVVGRLATPYGAPRWLLLWGSVAWALVPLTSGAWGGGRWGVVVGAAVLPWLAHAALGFVDPAAERRWRAAWRTGLALSLLVAFVPPAWLLCLVLSVVLVGAAARVVPGLLRDRSLWLPPLAALAVPLVVLAPWWLPSVLEGGAAATLLDVGRWPTAATTGWDLLAGRFGDLGAPAWVGLVLPLLALGALVPPATRVPVVLCWLVAAVTALVAVPLALVSVELPGGTEQQPGLGAVLLVLHGAWLSAALLGALSLRDLAGRPRPMQALLLLGGVVALLAPLVGLVWFAGWGGDDLEQEQGSDVPVYMEQRAADAPENGVLVLRGSVADGLRYTVYRGDGLRVGEDEVAALTPEDEAATEAIAALVTSPDVDAVETLRELGIRYVVQPAPVDGSVATRLDATSGLEQASAPRGTRAWEVAPAPDAFDSEPGWWGWGRWLLLLVQAGAVCVLVVLSLPPLRRSRDD is encoded by the coding sequence GTGCCGAAACATGACGGGGTCGCCGTAGTCCTGGTGAGCCACGACGGCTCGTCGTGGCTGCCGGGCGTCCTCGACGGCCTGCTCGAGCAGACCCGTCCCGCCGACGTCGTCGTCGCCGTCGACACCGGCAGCCGCGACGACTCTGCCGCCCTCGTCCGCACCGCCCTCGAGCCCCGCGTGCCGCTGCTGGCACGTGCCCTGCCCCGCGACACCAGCTACCCCGACGCCGTCGCCGACGCCCTGGCGACCCTGGAGTCTGCCGGCCGCGAGCCGGAGTGGATCTGGCTGCTGCACGACGACTCCCGGCCCGCCCCCGGCGCCCTGGCCGCCCTGCTCGACGCGGCCGCGCGCCATCCCGACGCCGACATCCTCGGCCCCAAGCTGCGCGAGTGGCCCTCGCTGCGCCGGCTGCTGGAGGTCGGCGTCACCATCAGCGGCACCGGGCGCCGCGAGACCGGTCTGGAGCGCGGCGAGTACGACCAGGGCCAGCACAGCCAGGTCCGCGAGGTGCTCGCGGTCAACACCGCCGGGATGCTGGTGCGCCGCAGCGCGCTCGTCGCGCTCGGCGGCCTCGACCCCGCGTTGCCGGTCTTCGGCAACGACCTCGACCTCGGCTGGCGCGCCGCCGCCGCCGGCCGCACCACGTTGGCGGTGCCCGCCGCAGTGGTCTTCCACGCCGAGGCCGCCCACCGCGGGCTGCGGCGCACGCCGCTGACCGGTCGGCACACCCACTTCGCCGAGCGTCGCGCCGCCCTGTTCACCCTGCTCGCCAACGGCCGCGGCCCCACCCTGGGGCTCAAGGTCGTCCGGCTCGTGCTGGGCACCGTGCTGCGGATGCTCGGCCTGCTGTGCGCCCGCGCCGTCGGCGAGGCCCTCGACGAGGCCGCCGCGCTGGTCTCCGTGCTGCGCCACCCGGGCCGGATCCGCGCGGCCCGCCGCTCCCGTTCCGCCGCGATCGCCGCCCAACGCGGGGACGCCGGCCCGGACCGGGCCCGGACCCGCCGCCTGCTGGCGCCCTGGTGGCTGCCCTACCGGCACGGGCTCGACGTGCTCGGCGACCTCCTCGCCGCCGCCACCCACCAGGCCGCCGACGTGGCCGAGCGGCGACGTGCCGCCGCCATCGAGCGGGGCGAGGCGCCGCCGGTGGCCCGGCACCGCGACGAGGAGGACGAGTTCGCGGACAACAGCCTCGCGGTGCGGTTCTTCACCAGCCCCGTCGCGCTCGCCACCGCGCTCACCGTGATCGCCCTGCTGGTCGGCGTGCGCGACGTCCTCGGCGGGGTCAGCGGTGGCGCGCTCAGCCCGGCGCCGGACTCCGCCGGCGACTGGTGGCGGCTGCACCTGCAGGCCTGGCACCCGCTCGGCTTCGGCAGCCAGGTCCCCGCACCGCCGTACGTGCTGCCGCTGGCGCTGGGCGGCAGCGTCCTCGGCCCCACCTTGTTGATGTCGGCGCTGATGGCGCTCTCCGCGCCGCTGGCGCTGTGGGGGGCCTGGCGCTTCCTGCGTGTCGTCGGCCGGCTCGCCACGCCGTACGGCGCCCCCCGGTGGCTGCTGCTGTGGGGCTCGGTCGCGTGGGCGCTGGTGCCACTGACCTCCGGTGCCTGGGGCGGCGGGCGCTGGGGAGTGGTGGTCGGTGCGGCCGTGCTGCCCTGGCTCGCCCACGCCGCGCTCGGCTTCGTCGACCCCGCCGCCGAGCGTCGCTGGCGCGCAGCGTGGCGCACCGGTCTCGCGCTGAGCCTGCTGGTCGCCTTCGTGCCGCCGGCATGGCTGCTGTGCCTCGTGCTGAGTGTCGTGCTCGTCGGCGCCGCCGCGCGCGTGGTGCCCGGCCTGCTGCGGGATCGCTCGCTGTGGCTGCCGCCGCTGGCCGCGCTGGCCGTGCCGCTGGTCGTGCTCGCCCCGTGGTGGCTGCCGTCGGTGCTGGAGGGTGGCGCCGCGGCCACGCTGCTGGACGTCGGCCGTTGGCCCACCGCCGCCACCACCGGCTGGGACCTGCTCGCGGGCCGCTTCGGCGACCTCGGCGCCCCCGCCTGGGTCGGCCTGGTGCTGCCGCTGCTCGCCCTGGGGGCGCTGGTGCCGCCGGCGACCCGGGTGCCGGTCGTCCTGTGCTGGCTGGTCGCCGCCGTGACCGCCCTGGTCGCGGTGCCGTTGGCGCTGGTCAGCGTCGAGCTCCCCGGCGGCACCGAGCAGCAGCCGGGCCTGGGTGCGGTGCTGCTGGTGCTGCACGGCGCCTGGCTGAGCGCCGCGCTGCTGGGTGCGCTGTCCCTGCGCGACCTGGCCGGCCGACCCCGGCCGATGCAGGCGCTGCTGCTGCTCGGCGGTGTCGTCGCGCTGCTCGCCCCGCTCGTCGGTCTGGTCTGGTTCGCCGGCTGGGGCGGCGACGACCTGGAGCAGGAGCAGGGCTCCGACGTGCCCGTCTACATGGAGCAACGGGCCGCCGACGCACCCGAGAACGGCGTGCTCGTGCTGCGCGGGAGCGTCGCCGACGGCCTGCGCTACACCGTCTACCGCGGCGACGGGCTCCGCGTCGGCGAGGACGAGGTCGCCGCGCTGACGCCCGAGGACGAGGCCGCCACCGAGGCCATCGCGGCGCTGGTCACCTCGCCCGACGTGGACGCGGTGGAGACGCTGCGCGAGCTCGGCATCCGCTACGTCGTGCAGCCGGCGCCCGTCGACGGCTCCGTGGCCACCCGGCTCGACGCCACCTCGGGGTTGGAGCAGGCCAGCGCGCCGCGCGGCACCCGCGCCTGGGAGGTGGCGCCCGCCCCGGACGCGTTCGACTCCGAGCCCGGCTGGTGGGGCTGGGGCCGCTGGCTGCTGCTGCTCGTGCAGGCCGGCGCCGTGTGCGTCCTGGTCGTGCTGTCCCTCCCGCCGCTGCGAAGGAGCCGCGATGACTGA
- a CDS encoding DUF3105 domain-containing protein has product MVKSTKSEKSDRRQVIDDIRRKQRSADKRQGMAIVGVCVVVALLIIGAAAYNPVKTAIQKARYSGTPLAEIGASAEVCGEITEKSATGSGEHVPTGTQVEYDDAPVAFGAHWNEAGVAPAPITDRFYTKDSRPELESLVHNLEHGYSILWYDETIADDSSQIAAIKAIAASLDASDTNQRLKFKAVPWTKADGKAFPKGQHIAFTHWRLEPGTEEQYGAWQYCSETSGEALESFMKKYPFTDSPEPYVP; this is encoded by the coding sequence GTGGTCAAGTCCACCAAGTCCGAGAAGTCGGACCGCCGACAGGTCATCGATGACATCCGGCGCAAGCAGCGGAGCGCTGACAAGCGCCAGGGCATGGCCATCGTGGGGGTCTGCGTGGTGGTCGCGCTGTTGATCATCGGCGCCGCGGCGTACAACCCGGTGAAGACGGCGATCCAGAAGGCCCGCTACTCCGGCACCCCGCTCGCCGAGATCGGCGCCAGCGCCGAGGTCTGCGGCGAGATCACCGAGAAGTCCGCCACCGGCAGCGGCGAGCACGTCCCCACCGGCACCCAGGTCGAGTACGACGACGCGCCGGTCGCCTTCGGCGCGCACTGGAACGAGGCCGGGGTCGCCCCGGCGCCGATCACCGACCGGTTCTACACCAAGGACTCGCGCCCCGAGCTCGAGTCGCTGGTGCACAACCTGGAGCACGGCTACTCCATCCTGTGGTACGACGAGACCATCGCCGACGACTCCAGCCAGATCGCCGCGATCAAGGCCATCGCCGCCTCCCTCGATGCCAGCGACACCAACCAGCGCCTGAAGTTCAAGGCCGTGCCGTGGACCAAGGCCGACGGCAAGGCCTTCCCCAAGGGCCAGCACATCGCCTTCACCCACTGGCGCCTCGAGCCGGGCACCGAGGAGCAGTACGGCGCGTGGCAGTACTGCTCCGAGACGAGCGGCGAGGCGCTGGAGTCGTTCATGAAGAAGTACCCGTTCACCGACTCCCCCGAGCCCTACGTCCCCTGA
- a CDS encoding mannose-1-phosphate guanylyltransferase, with the protein MVADEIPGFWAVVPAGGAGTRLWPLSRAGSPKFLHDLTGSGRSLLEQTRDRLAPIAGDRLLVVTGEAHQDAVRRQLDALGPEAVLAEPSARDSMAAIGLAAAVLERRGAEVMGSFAADHVITGAEEFASAVAAAAAAAADGWLVTIGIEPTFPSSAFGYIHQGEELDDHPGVCRVVEFVEKPSVPVAQQYLETGRYRWNAGMFVVRPSVLLDLLAEQDPAFAATLRAIAAEPERLGELWPTLPKIAIDHAIAEPAAAQGRVATVPGSFTWDDVGDFDSLAGLLGDAEGCQVLGDPGQVLATGASGLVVPGSGRVVAVVGLDDVVVVDTPDALLVTTRSRAQDVKAIVATLKEIGRADLT; encoded by the coding sequence ATGGTCGCTGACGAGATCCCCGGCTTCTGGGCCGTCGTTCCCGCCGGCGGCGCCGGCACCCGCCTGTGGCCGCTCTCGCGCGCCGGCTCGCCGAAGTTCCTGCACGACCTCACCGGCTCCGGGCGCTCCCTGCTGGAGCAGACCCGCGACCGGCTGGCCCCGATCGCCGGCGACCGACTGCTGGTGGTCACCGGCGAGGCCCACCAGGACGCCGTACGACGCCAGCTGGACGCTCTGGGCCCCGAGGCTGTGCTCGCCGAGCCCTCGGCGCGCGACTCCATGGCCGCGATCGGGCTCGCCGCCGCCGTGCTGGAGCGCCGCGGCGCCGAGGTGATGGGCTCGTTCGCCGCCGACCACGTCATCACCGGCGCCGAGGAGTTCGCCTCGGCGGTGGCCGCTGCTGCGGCCGCTGCGGCCGACGGCTGGCTGGTCACCATCGGGATCGAGCCGACCTTCCCGTCCTCGGCGTTCGGCTACATCCACCAGGGCGAGGAGCTCGACGACCACCCCGGCGTGTGCCGGGTGGTCGAGTTCGTCGAGAAGCCGTCCGTGCCGGTCGCCCAGCAGTACCTGGAGACCGGGCGCTACCGGTGGAACGCCGGCATGTTCGTCGTCCGCCCCTCCGTCCTGCTCGACCTGCTCGCCGAGCAGGACCCCGCCTTCGCCGCCACCCTGCGCGCCATCGCCGCCGAGCCCGAGCGGCTCGGCGAGCTCTGGCCGACGCTGCCGAAGATCGCGATCGACCACGCGATCGCCGAGCCGGCCGCCGCGCAGGGCCGGGTGGCCACGGTGCCGGGCAGCTTCACCTGGGACGACGTGGGCGACTTCGACTCCCTGGCCGGGCTGCTCGGCGACGCCGAGGGCTGCCAGGTCCTCGGCGACCCCGGTCAGGTCCTGGCCACCGGCGCCAGCGGCCTGGTGGTGCCCGGCTCCGGCCGCGTCGTCGCCGTCGTCGGCCTCGACGACGTCGTGGTGGTCGACACCCCCGACGCGCTGCTCGTCACCACCCGCAGCCGCGCCCAGGACGTCAAGGCGATCGTCGCCACGCTCAAGGAGATCGGCCGCGCCGACCTCACCTGA